A window of the Hordeum vulgare subsp. vulgare chromosome 5H, MorexV3_pseudomolecules_assembly, whole genome shotgun sequence genome harbors these coding sequences:
- the LOC123398068 gene encoding BTB/POZ and MATH domain-containing protein 1-like — MEASQSSIAMVPARCTAETQSSRATVAFKIAGYSLHKGLGRGKYLCSPAFSVGGYEWCIRYYPDGSRDETSQGHVSVFLKLLTKNAKVRARHNWMLVDPLSGRSIVVLFGGEPHVFDHESPSWGLRRFMKTTAEEESANVCNDCLVIECEVTVIKETFDVHVPPSDLSDNLATLLEGEKGADVTFKVQGEVFSAHKVLLAMRSPVFEAEFYGPLGNKGAQSGHAWLADKNWLGSIWHFQQVTTQKLAKSLLLLRGWLGANQLLDKILACLRIGEPNFGRKPSSLDITIDDMQPAVFRAFLHFIYTDSMPSMRDLEDDDKIEMVKHLLVAADKYGMERMKRICEGMLCMSLGVETVAAILALADQHHCSNLKDACIEFMLSSNRMNDVMASEGYVHLKRYCPDVIVDVFERAARSCKI, encoded by the coding sequence ATGGAAGCTTCGCAGAGTTCAATAGCGATGGTGCCGGCGAGGTGCACAGCAGAGACGCAGTCGTCGCGGGCCACGGTTGCGTTCAAGATCGCTGGCTACAGCCTGCACAAGGGCCTCGGTAGAGGCAAATACCTCTGTTCTCCGGCATTCTCCGTCGGCGGCTACGAATGGTGCATCCGCTACTACCCCGACGGAAGCCGAGACGAGACGAGCCAAGGTCACGTCTCTGTTTTCCTCAAGCTCTTAACCAAGAACGCCAAGGTGAGGGCGCGACACAACTGGATGCTTGTGGATCCGCTTAGCGGGCGGTCGATTGTGGTGCTCTTCGGAGGAGAGCCACACGTGTTCGACCACGAAAGCCCATCATGGGGCTTGCGGAGGTTCATGAAGACCACTGCTGAAGAAGAGTCGGCGAACGTGTGCAATGACTGTCTCGTGATAGAGTGTGAGGTCACTGTTATCAAGGAAACATTTGACGTCCATGTGCCGCCCTCTGACCTTTCGGATAATCTTGCCACATTGCTAGAGGGGGAGAAGGGAGCGGACGTGACATTCAAGGTTCAGGGGGAGGTTTTCTCTGCTCATAAGGTTTTGCTTGCGATGCGATCGCCGGTCTTCGAAGCAGAGTTCTATGGGCCGTTGGGGAACAAAGGGGCGCAGAGCGGGCATGCTTGGTTGGCAGATAAAAATTGGCTAGGAAGCATTTGGCATTTCCAACAAGTGACAACTCAAAAACTTGCTAAAAGTTTGCTACTTTTAAGAGGTTGGCTTGGTGCCAACCAATTGCTAGACAAAATTTTGGCTTGCTTACGTATTGGCGAGCCAAATTTTGGCAGGAAACCAAGCAGCCTTGACATAACAATTGATGACATGCAGCCTGCTGTTTTTAGGGCGTTTCTTCACTTCATCTACACAGATTCAATGCCTTCCATGAGAGATCTCGAGGATGATGACAAAATAGAAATGGTTAAGCACTTACTCGTGGCTGCAGATAAGTATGGGATGGAAAGGATGAAGAGGATATGTGAAGGCATGCTATGCATGAGTCTTGGTGTTGAGACTGTGGCTGCCATATTAGCTCTAGCTGACCAGCATCACTGCAGCAACCTCAAAGATGCTTGCATCGAATTTATGCTCTCTTCGAATAGAATGAATGATGTGATGGCAAGCGAAGGGTATGTACACCTCAAAAGATATTGTCCTGATGTCATTGTAGATGTGTTTGAGAGAGCAGCTAGGTCCTGCAAAATTTAG